Genomic window (Streptosporangium brasiliense):
GTCGCGGCGCGGCGGCGGTCGCGCTCGCCGCGCTCCTCCTGGTGACCTTCCTGCTGGCCCGGTCCGTGGAGAGCTGGTTCTATCTGGCGCCGCTGACGACCATCGCCTGCGGGGTGGTGGTCCGGGGCAGGGCGGCCTACACCGTCCTCGTGGCGCTGACGGCCGCGATGGTCCTGCTGATGTGGCGCGCGGGGGCCGGTGGGGAGCAGATCTCCGTAGCCGTCTGGGGGGCGGCCGCGGGCGGCCTGGTGGTCAGCGTCGTCCTGAAGCTCTTCTCCGTGATCGCCGAGCTCCACGAGGCCCGTGAGGAGCTGGCCCGCGCGGCGGTGGCCGAGGAGCGGCTCCGCTTCTCCCGGGACCTGCACGACCTGCTCGGGCACACGCTGTCGGTGATGGTGGTGAAGGCGGAGGCCGTACGGCGCCTGGCCCCCCGTGACGCGGAGGCGGCGGCACGGCAGGCCGCCGACATCGAGACCATCGGCCGGCAGGCGCTGACCGAGGTCAGGGCCGCGGTCACCGGCTACCGCGGCCGCGGCCTGTCCGCCGAGCTGGCCGCCGCGCGCACGGCTCTGGCCGAGGCGGGCATCGCCGCCACGGTGGCCGTTCCCGCGGCGGCGCTCGCCCCGGAGGCCGACGCCCTGCTGGGCTGGGCCGTACGGGAGGGGGTGACCAACGTCATCCGCCACAGCGCCGCCCGCACCTGCGAGATCAGGCTGGACGGGACCATCCTGGAGATCCACGA
Coding sequences:
- a CDS encoding sensor histidine kinase encodes the protein MKSKRRGPGELAFYPWLLLAYPPVRDLVEGTARPVVPAALCLAAFAALYALSVALSFRDRRGAAAVALAALLLVTFLLARSVESWFYLAPLTTIACGVVVRGRAAYTVLVALTAAMVLLMWRAGAGGEQISVAVWGAAAGGLVVSVVLKLFSVIAELHEAREELARAAVAEERLRFSRDLHDLLGHTLSVMVVKAEAVRRLAPRDAEAAARQAADIETIGRQALTEVRAAVTGYRGRGLSAELAAARTALAEAGIAATVAVPAAALAPEADALLGWAVREGVTNVIRHSAARTCEIRLDGTILEIHDDGRGPGGSGSGNGLRGLAERAVALGGTLETSAGDGFLLRVTIP